The nucleotide window ACCTCGTCGGCAAGGTGGAGCAGGGCATCCCGGAGGACGATCCGCGTAACGCCGCGACCATCGCCGACAACGTGGGCGACAACGTCGGGGACTGCGCGGGTATGGCGGCCGACCTCTTCGAGTCGTACGCCGTGACGCTCGTCGCCGCACTCATCCTCGGCTCGGCCGCCTTCGGTGACTCCGGACTGGCCTTTCCCCTGATCGTGCCGGCGATCGGCGTGATCACCGCGATGATCGGCATCTTCGCGGTCGCCCCGCGGCGTACCGACCGGAGCGGGATGACCGCCATCAACCGCGGGTTCTTCATCTCCGCGGTGATCTCGCTCGTCCTGGTGGCCGTGGCGGTCTTCGTCTACCTGCCGTCCTCGTACGCCGAACTTGACGGGGTCACGGACAGCACCATCGCCTCGCACGGCGGCGATCCCCGGATCTTCGCCCTGGTCGCCGTCGCCATCGGAATCGTGCTCGCCGCGCTGATCCAGCAGCTCACCGGCTACTTCACCGAGACCAACCGCCGCCCGGTCAGGGACATCGGCAAGTCCTCGTTGACGGGCCCGGCGACCGTCGTGCTCGCCGGGATCTCCATCGGTCTGGAGTCCGCGGTCTACACCGCGCTGCTGATCGGGCTCGGCGTCTACGGGGCGTTCCTGCTCGGCGGTACGTCGGTGATGCTGGCGCTCTTCGCGGTGGCCCTCGCGGGCACCGGGCTGCTCACCACCGTCGGGGTCATCGTCGCCATGGACACCTTCGGGCCGGTTTCCGACAACGCTCAGGGCATCGCCGAGATGTCGGGCGACGTCCAGGGCGCCGGGGCGCAGGTACTCACCGACCTGGACGCCGTCGGCAACACCACCAAGGCCATCACCAAGGGCATCGCGATCGCCACCGCCGTCCTGGCGGCGGCGGCGCTGTTCGGTTCCTACCGGGACGCGATCGCCACGGCGGTCGAGGACGTGGGGGCCGGAGCGGGTGAGCTGGGGCTGAGCCTGGACATCTCGCAGCCCAACAACCTGGTCGGGCTCATCCTCGGCGCCGCCGTCGTCTTCCTCTTCTCCGGTCTGGCCATCAACGCGGTGTCCCGGTCCGCCGGGGCGGTGGTCTACGAGGTGCGGCGGCAGTTCCGCGAGCACCCCGGGATCATGGACTACACGGAGAAGCCGGAGTACGGGCGCGTCGTCGACATCTGCACCAAGGACGCGCTGCGCGAACTGGCCACGCCCGGACTGCTCGCCGTGCTGGCGCCGATCGCGGTCGGATTCAGTCTCGGGGTCGGGGCGCTCGGCTCGTACCTCGCGGGTGCGATCGCGACCGGCACTCTCATGGCGGTCTTCCTCGCGAACTCCGGTGGTGCGTGGGACAACGCCAAGAAGCTCGTCGAGGACGGGCATTACGGCGGCAAGGGCAGTGACGCCCATGCCGCGACCGTCATCGGTGACACGGTCGGAGATCCGTTCAAGGACACGGCAGGCCCCGCGATCAACCCGCTCCTCAAGGTGATGAACCTGGTTGCCCTGCTCATCGCCCCGGCGGTCGTGCAGTTCAGCTACGGGGAGGACGCGAGCCCCGGGGTGCGGGCGGTGGTGGCGGTGTTCGCCATCGCCGTCATCGTCGGGGCGGTGTACGTGTCCAAGCGGCGCGGTATCGCCATGGGCGACGAAGGCGGCACCGGGGACGGAGGAGATGAGGGAGGCGGCGGCCGTCCCGCCAAGTCGCCAAACCCGGCGGCCATTTCCTGAACCGGCGTGGTCGGCCGCAGGTGCCCGGACAGGCCCCCGAGGCCGTCGTGCCAGCTCAAGCTACGGGCGGACAACTCCTTCTGAGGAGGTGTCCGCCCGTAGCGCCGCACGGTTCTTCACTCGCATCGGTGAGTTTCCGTACGTCTGATCGAGTGTTTG belongs to Streptomyces finlayi and includes:
- a CDS encoding sodium-translocating pyrophosphatase, with the translated sequence MAGFFNTPLAELTQFSAPSDRPTSLAAAVLTDDNRLIIIVVAVVAVAALVVAQLLTRQVLAAGEGTERMKEIAAAVQEGANAYLARQLRTVGIFAVVVFFLLLLLPADNWSQRAGRSLFFLVGALFSAATGYIGMRLAVRSNVRVAAAAREATPEEGEPEKDLTAVSHKAMKIAFRTGGVVGMITVGLGLLGASCVVLVYAADAPKVLEGFGLGAALIAMFMRVGGGIFTKAADVGADLVGKVEQGIPEDDPRNAATIADNVGDNVGDCAGMAADLFESYAVTLVAALILGSAAFGDSGLAFPLIVPAIGVITAMIGIFAVAPRRTDRSGMTAINRGFFISAVISLVLVAVAVFVYLPSSYAELDGVTDSTIASHGGDPRIFALVAVAIGIVLAALIQQLTGYFTETNRRPVRDIGKSSLTGPATVVLAGISIGLESAVYTALLIGLGVYGAFLLGGTSVMLALFAVALAGTGLLTTVGVIVAMDTFGPVSDNAQGIAEMSGDVQGAGAQVLTDLDAVGNTTKAITKGIAIATAVLAAAALFGSYRDAIATAVEDVGAGAGELGLSLDISQPNNLVGLILGAAVVFLFSGLAINAVSRSAGAVVYEVRRQFREHPGIMDYTEKPEYGRVVDICTKDALRELATPGLLAVLAPIAVGFSLGVGALGSYLAGAIATGTLMAVFLANSGGAWDNAKKLVEDGHYGGKGSDAHAATVIGDTVGDPFKDTAGPAINPLLKVMNLVALLIAPAVVQFSYGEDASPGVRAVVAVFAIAVIVGAVYVSKRRGIAMGDEGGTGDGGDEGGGGRPAKSPNPAAIS